The following coding sequences are from one Microbacterium sp. SORGH_AS_0969 window:
- a CDS encoding Gfo/Idh/MocA family protein: MTGKKVGIGIIGGGLMGREIAAALRRWPALIDHPAEPELVAVCDINPAALEFFERIDTVQLTTTDHHELLADPRVDVVYIAVRHDLHERLYVDTVRAGKALLAEKPFGIDRAAADAVVAAIDETPESFVRVSSEMPFFPGAQWAVDYVRSGALGRIVEAKCTFLHASDIDVNKPLNWKRQKQFCGEAGVLNDLGMHTWHVPLRLGWTPEKVVGILQDIVTERPGPDGTPQPCDTWDNAVIHSWARHDGAPFPLTTETKRIAPGQKNTWEFEAIGMDGGVRFSTKNPKQVEVFAFIDVPGVGREQSWQKVDAGSQSVWPTVTGPNFESGFSDAILQMWAAFLAEYVGELGDGFGCVRPEEAALTHRLFAAAIASHETGTFVAPEH; the protein is encoded by the coding sequence ATGACCGGCAAGAAGGTCGGAATCGGCATCATCGGCGGCGGCCTCATGGGCCGCGAGATCGCCGCGGCCCTGCGCCGCTGGCCCGCGCTGATCGACCACCCCGCCGAGCCCGAGCTCGTGGCCGTCTGCGACATCAACCCCGCCGCTCTCGAGTTCTTCGAGCGCATCGACACGGTGCAGCTGACCACGACCGACCATCACGAGCTCCTCGCCGACCCGCGCGTCGACGTCGTCTACATCGCCGTGCGCCACGATCTGCACGAGCGGCTCTACGTCGACACCGTCCGCGCCGGCAAGGCCCTGCTCGCCGAGAAGCCCTTCGGCATCGACCGCGCCGCCGCCGACGCGGTCGTCGCCGCCATCGACGAGACGCCCGAGTCGTTCGTCCGCGTCTCGAGCGAGATGCCGTTCTTCCCCGGCGCGCAGTGGGCCGTCGACTACGTGCGTTCGGGTGCCCTCGGCCGCATCGTCGAGGCGAAGTGCACCTTCCTTCACGCCAGCGACATCGACGTGAACAAGCCGCTGAACTGGAAGCGGCAGAAGCAGTTCTGCGGTGAGGCCGGGGTGCTCAACGACCTCGGCATGCACACCTGGCACGTGCCGCTGCGCCTGGGCTGGACGCCCGAGAAGGTCGTCGGCATCCTGCAGGACATCGTCACCGAGCGCCCGGGCCCCGACGGCACGCCGCAGCCGTGCGACACGTGGGACAACGCCGTGATCCACTCGTGGGCCCGGCACGACGGCGCCCCGTTCCCCCTCACGACCGAGACCAAGCGCATCGCGCCGGGGCAGAAGAACACGTGGGAGTTCGAGGCCATCGGCATGGACGGCGGCGTGCGCTTCAGCACGAAGAACCCCAAGCAGGTCGAGGTGTTCGCCTTCATCGACGTGCCGGGCGTCGGCCGCGAGCAGAGCTGGCAGAAGGTCGACGCGGGCAGCCAGTCGGTGTGGCCGACGGTGACGGGTCCGAACTTCGAGTCCGGATTCTCGGATGCCATCCTGCAGATGTGGGCGGCCTTCCTCGCCGAGTACGTGGGTGAGCTGGGCGACGGCTTCGGCTGCGTCCGCCCCGAGGAGGCGGCGCTCACCCACCGCTTGTTCGCCGCGGCCATCGCCTCGCACGAGACCGGGACGTTCGTCGCGCCCGAGCACTGA
- a CDS encoding ATP-binding cassette domain-containing protein translates to MSSVSTSVPVLQARGLSRQFGSVRALNNVDFEVYPGEVTALIGDNGAGKSTLVKALSGNLAVDEGEILFDGKPIDMTNPQVASSLGIETVYQDLALAPHLDPVQNMYLGREIRRPGLAGALGFMKTKDMAKASRAAFDELGATVRSLTSPVGEMSGGQRQAIAIARAVHWASRVVFLDEPTAALGVRQTKNVLETIRRVRDKGIAVVFISHSMPHVIDVSDRIQVLRLGTRVANINAKDTSMEELVGLMTGAVTKDDQK, encoded by the coding sequence ATGTCGTCAGTCAGCACGAGCGTCCCGGTGCTGCAGGCGCGGGGCCTGTCGCGCCAGTTCGGATCCGTCCGCGCCCTCAACAACGTCGATTTCGAGGTCTACCCGGGCGAGGTGACCGCGTTGATCGGCGACAACGGCGCCGGAAAGTCCACTCTCGTGAAGGCGCTGTCCGGGAACCTCGCGGTCGACGAGGGCGAGATCCTCTTCGACGGCAAGCCGATCGACATGACCAATCCGCAGGTCGCGTCCTCGCTCGGCATCGAGACCGTCTACCAGGACCTGGCGCTGGCCCCGCACCTCGACCCGGTGCAGAACATGTACCTCGGTCGCGAGATCCGCCGCCCCGGGCTGGCCGGTGCTCTCGGCTTCATGAAGACCAAGGACATGGCCAAGGCCTCACGCGCCGCGTTCGACGAGCTCGGCGCCACGGTCCGCAGCCTCACCTCCCCCGTCGGCGAGATGTCCGGCGGTCAGCGGCAGGCGATCGCGATCGCCCGCGCCGTGCACTGGGCCTCTCGCGTCGTGTTCCTCGACGAGCCCACCGCAGCCCTCGGGGTGCGCCAGACCAAGAACGTCCTCGAGACCATCCGCCGGGTACGTGACAAGGGCATCGCCGTGGTCTTCATCTCGCACTCGATGCCGCACGTCATCGACGTCTCCGACCGCATCCAGGTCCTGCGCCTGGGCACCCGCGTCGCGAACATCAACGCGAAAGACACCTCCATGGAAGAACTCGTCGGGCTCATGACCGGCGCCGTCACGAAGGACGACCAGAAGTGA
- a CDS encoding class I fructose-bisphosphate aldolase — MSKPRLNRLFNARSGRALDVAVDHGAFHEPSFLTGIEDMAKTVATLVDAGPDAVQLTLGQAPLLQSVPGKQKPGLVLRTDIANVYGDPLESPLHSVLVPDAIQVAVRLDAVAVCVNLLDLPGEPQIREQCIRSILALRADAERYGMPLMIEPLVMQTKPGTGGYGVDGDTAKIVTLVRQARELGADLIKADPTDDITDYHKVIQAAGDTPVLVRGGGRVDDRTLLERTKAVLEQGARGIVYGRNVIQHDDPAGITAALMAVVHDDASVDEALTLIGGAA, encoded by the coding sequence ATGTCGAAACCCCGCCTCAACCGCCTCTTCAACGCGCGCTCCGGGCGCGCTCTCGACGTCGCCGTCGACCACGGCGCGTTCCACGAGCCCTCGTTCCTGACCGGCATCGAAGACATGGCCAAGACCGTCGCGACCCTCGTCGACGCCGGGCCCGACGCCGTGCAGCTCACTCTCGGCCAGGCGCCGCTGCTGCAGTCCGTCCCCGGCAAGCAGAAGCCCGGCCTGGTGCTGCGCACCGACATCGCCAACGTCTACGGCGACCCGCTCGAGTCGCCGCTGCACAGCGTCCTCGTTCCGGATGCCATCCAGGTCGCCGTCCGCTTGGACGCGGTAGCGGTCTGCGTGAACCTGCTCGATCTGCCCGGCGAGCCGCAGATCCGCGAGCAGTGCATCCGGTCGATCCTGGCCTTGCGCGCCGACGCGGAGCGGTACGGGATGCCGCTGATGATCGAACCGCTGGTCATGCAGACCAAACCCGGCACCGGCGGATACGGCGTCGACGGCGACACCGCCAAGATCGTCACCCTCGTGCGACAGGCCCGCGAGCTCGGCGCCGACCTCATCAAGGCCGACCCGACCGACGACATCACCGACTACCACAAGGTCATCCAGGCGGCCGGCGACACCCCCGTGCTCGTGCGCGGCGGCGGACGCGTCGACGACCGCACGCTCCTCGAGCGGACGAAGGCCGTCCTCGAACAGGGCGCCCGCGGCATCGTCTACGGCCGCAACGTCATCCAGCACGACGACCCCGCCGGCATCACCGCGGCGCTCATGGCGGTCGTGCACGACGATGCCTCTGTCGACGAGGCCCTGACCCTGATCGGTGGTGCCGCATGA
- a CDS encoding LacI family DNA-binding transcriptional regulator yields the protein MRKSGRPTMIDVAAEAGVSLKTVSRVVNGEPHVDPALTERVNAAVTRLGYHRNALAANLRSGSRDTIGFIAADLSNTFYMAVAAAVSSIAARQRMHVVMASSEEDADIERALALDMCQRQVGGLIVVPTAADHSYLAREVELGTPVVFLDRPGSGIPADAILLDNRGGARSAVAELLAEGHRRIAVLQDSLGIYTMAERWEGVRDAFAAAGHTPDPALVVENLHTPTAARDAMERLLAADDPPTAVFCANNRATIGALESILPRGADVAIAGFDDFELSRLLPRRIRIVDYDIADLGTRAAQTLLSRGAEPATGSHTQLVPTRLVDRGGVG from the coding sequence ATGCGCAAATCCGGCCGCCCCACGATGATCGACGTCGCCGCCGAGGCCGGCGTGAGCCTGAAGACGGTCTCGCGCGTGGTCAACGGCGAGCCCCACGTCGACCCCGCGCTGACCGAGCGCGTGAACGCCGCCGTCACCCGCCTCGGCTACCACCGCAACGCCCTGGCCGCGAACCTGCGGTCGGGCAGCCGCGACACGATCGGCTTCATCGCCGCCGACCTGTCGAACACCTTCTACATGGCGGTCGCCGCCGCCGTGTCGTCGATCGCGGCACGCCAGCGCATGCACGTGGTCATGGCATCCAGCGAAGAAGACGCCGACATCGAACGCGCCCTCGCCCTCGACATGTGCCAGCGCCAGGTCGGCGGGCTGATCGTGGTGCCCACCGCCGCCGACCACTCCTACCTCGCGCGGGAGGTCGAGTTGGGCACCCCGGTGGTCTTCCTCGACCGCCCAGGTAGCGGCATCCCCGCGGACGCGATCCTGCTCGACAACCGCGGCGGAGCCCGGTCCGCCGTCGCGGAGCTGCTCGCCGAGGGGCATCGGCGCATCGCCGTGCTGCAGGACTCGCTCGGGATCTACACGATGGCCGAGCGCTGGGAGGGGGTGCGCGACGCCTTCGCGGCCGCGGGTCATACGCCCGATCCCGCGCTCGTGGTCGAGAACCTGCACACGCCGACCGCCGCACGCGACGCGATGGAGCGCCTCCTCGCCGCCGACGACCCGCCCACCGCGGTGTTCTGCGCCAACAACCGCGCCACGATCGGCGCGCTGGAGTCGATCCTGCCGCGCGGAGCCGACGTCGCCATCGCGGGATTCGACGATTTCGAGCTCTCCCGGCTGCTGCCCCGACGCATCCGCATCGTCGACTACGACATCGCCGACCTCGGCACGCGTGCGGCGCAGACCCTGCTCTCCCGAGGGGCCGAACCGGCCACCGGGTCGCACACCCAGCTCGTGCCGACGCGCCTCGTCGACCGCGGCGGAGTGGGCTGA
- a CDS encoding class II fructose-bisphosphate aldolase yields the protein MPLADMPELLAAHRAVGAFNFITLEVAEAIVAGAEAARTGVILQLSQNAIAFHGGLAPAASAALRLAESARVDVVVHLDHATDEPLVDEALAVGIRSVMFDAAHLSDAENLERTAEVAARVHAVGAWVEAELGEIGGKGAHAPGVRTDVAEAVHFVAATGVDALAVAVGSEHAMRERSARLDERLITELAEALSVPLVLHGSSGVADAGIDGAVRAGMRKINIGTHLSTVLTAAVRDELERDPDAIDPRRWLAPGRAAVAEEVHRFLDVITGNVITGNVITRNVATGVDA from the coding sequence GTGCCGCTGGCCGATATGCCCGAACTGCTCGCCGCGCACCGCGCGGTCGGGGCCTTCAACTTCATCACCCTCGAGGTCGCCGAGGCGATCGTCGCCGGGGCCGAGGCCGCGCGGACGGGCGTGATCCTGCAGCTGTCGCAGAACGCCATCGCGTTCCACGGCGGGCTGGCCCCGGCCGCCTCCGCGGCCCTGCGCCTGGCCGAGAGCGCCCGCGTCGACGTCGTGGTGCACCTCGACCATGCCACTGACGAGCCGCTCGTCGACGAGGCGTTGGCCGTCGGTATCCGCTCGGTGATGTTCGACGCCGCCCATCTGTCGGATGCCGAGAACCTCGAGCGCACCGCGGAGGTCGCCGCCCGTGTGCACGCCGTCGGCGCCTGGGTCGAGGCCGAGCTGGGCGAGATCGGCGGCAAGGGCGCGCACGCTCCGGGGGTGCGCACCGATGTCGCCGAGGCCGTCCACTTCGTCGCCGCCACCGGCGTCGATGCCCTGGCCGTCGCTGTCGGCAGCGAGCACGCCATGCGCGAGCGCAGCGCGCGACTCGACGAGCGGCTCATCACCGAGCTCGCCGAAGCCCTGTCCGTGCCTCTCGTGCTGCACGGATCGAGCGGGGTCGCCGACGCCGGGATCGATGGCGCTGTGCGCGCCGGAATGCGCAAGATCAACATCGGCACGCACCTCAGTACGGTGCTGACCGCGGCCGTCCGCGACGAGCTGGAGCGGGACCCGGATGCCATCGACCCCCGCCGCTGGCTCGCTCCGGGACGGGCGGCGGTCGCCGAGGAGGTGCATCGCTTCCTCGACGTCATCACGGGGAACGTCATCACGGGGAACGTGATCACCCGGAACGTCGCGACCGGGGTGGACGCATGA
- a CDS encoding L-fuculokinase has product MSDYVVGIDMGSTSTKLLVATPEGHQVLVVSRRSPWTNLDHGRAEMTAAQAISVVHELAAEADARLDEGYRIVALGVSGMAEAGVLLDAEGTALAPIMAWFDPRGAAQIMATPDAFRAEFPGRTGLPVGPLASIAKLLHLRDNGIALVGTTFLNVPEYVVHALGGPRVAEYSLVSRTGLIDQDDSTPWRAALDVLGVDASILGKLVSAGEAVGTLSDPGMPAGFRGAALTIAGHDHLVSAVAVGATHTGQLYDSMGTAEALVRVLDDTLPFAARERLAHAGINCVRHVIPSKYVLLAGTKSGLLMRRVLQLLGITDAVGRARIDDETMALPALGTVSDAGLAVSGARNDDGVLKIVAQSDGLSPAELFAAALRHGNDMLAEYTAVMDREVEPPTSTVLTGGWSSMASVVRSRSALLPEVTVSTHDEGTAYGAALFAAFAVSAASFEDVAATFLSSALLTPERS; this is encoded by the coding sequence ATGAGCGACTACGTCGTCGGAATCGACATGGGCTCCACCAGCACCAAGCTGCTGGTGGCCACCCCCGAGGGGCATCAGGTGCTCGTCGTGAGCCGGCGCTCGCCGTGGACGAACCTCGACCACGGCCGGGCCGAGATGACCGCCGCGCAGGCGATCTCCGTCGTGCACGAGCTCGCCGCCGAGGCCGACGCCCGCCTCGACGAGGGATACCGCATCGTCGCGCTCGGCGTCTCGGGCATGGCCGAGGCCGGCGTGCTCCTGGATGCCGAGGGCACGGCGCTCGCGCCGATCATGGCCTGGTTCGACCCGCGGGGGGCCGCGCAGATCATGGCGACCCCCGACGCCTTCCGCGCGGAGTTCCCGGGCCGAACGGGTCTGCCGGTCGGGCCCCTGGCATCCATCGCCAAGCTGCTCCACCTGCGCGACAACGGAATCGCCCTCGTCGGAACGACGTTCCTCAACGTCCCCGAGTACGTCGTGCACGCGCTCGGCGGACCGCGGGTCGCGGAGTACTCGCTCGTCTCACGCACGGGGCTCATCGATCAGGACGACAGCACCCCCTGGCGGGCGGCGCTCGACGTGCTCGGCGTGGACGCGTCGATCCTCGGGAAGCTCGTCAGCGCGGGGGAGGCCGTCGGCACGCTGAGCGACCCCGGGATGCCCGCCGGGTTCCGCGGGGCCGCGCTCACCATCGCCGGCCACGACCACCTCGTCTCGGCCGTCGCGGTCGGCGCGACCCACACGGGCCAGCTCTACGACTCGATGGGCACCGCCGAGGCCCTCGTGCGCGTGCTCGACGACACCCTTCCCTTCGCCGCGCGCGAGCGGCTCGCCCACGCGGGCATCAACTGTGTGCGGCACGTCATCCCCAGCAAGTACGTGCTCCTGGCGGGCACGAAGTCGGGCCTGCTCATGCGCCGCGTGCTCCAACTGCTCGGGATCACGGATGCCGTGGGCCGGGCGCGCATCGACGACGAGACCATGGCGCTCCCCGCGCTCGGAACGGTGTCGGACGCCGGTCTCGCGGTCTCGGGTGCGCGCAACGACGACGGCGTGCTGAAAATCGTCGCGCAGAGCGACGGGCTCAGCCCCGCGGAGCTGTTCGCCGCCGCCCTGCGCCACGGCAACGACATGCTCGCCGAGTACACGGCGGTGATGGACCGCGAGGTCGAGCCGCCGACCTCGACCGTGCTGACCGGCGGGTGGTCGTCGATGGCATCCGTCGTCCGCTCCCGCTCGGCGCTCCTGCCCGAGGTCACCGTCTCGACTCACGATGAGGGCACCGCCTACGGGGCGGCGCTGTTTGCCGCTTTCGCCGTGTCCGCCGCTTCTTTCGAGGACGTCGCTGCGACGTTCCTCTCTTCCGCCCTCCTCACTCCTGAAAGGAGCTGA
- a CDS encoding aldose 1-epimerase family protein, producing the protein MGEQDDEMISTGREGQRGRGTEAAIEASIRTDGPDAGTRRLRVIAGDLDIELLPDRGLDLGQVRHRGVPLAWVSPTGWPRPSGGAFGATFGGGLVTTCGLLSFGPSSRDDEGEHPQHGRYTTLAAMVTRAEVQVDAVVVEATIVEATVLGAHLELRRSIRVPRGEARIELRDEIVNRGARAVEPMVLYHVNLGRPLIQEGTLLRSPAERVVPRDADAEAGLATWARFPAPADTYPEQVFAHELPVGTRVSAEVHAPSGLGIRVSFDTAALPGLFQWRVAQRDGVVLGVEPATAATILGRQDARERGLLRPLPEGQSWKLGLDIGVMSTEL; encoded by the coding sequence ATGGGCGAGCAGGACGACGAGATGATCTCGACGGGGCGAGAAGGCCAGCGAGGCCGCGGGACGGAGGCGGCCATCGAGGCCTCGATCCGCACCGACGGACCGGATGCCGGAACCCGGCGTCTGCGCGTCATCGCGGGCGACCTCGACATCGAGCTCCTTCCCGACCGAGGCCTCGATCTCGGGCAGGTGCGGCACCGCGGGGTGCCGTTGGCCTGGGTCTCGCCCACGGGGTGGCCCCGCCCGAGCGGCGGGGCGTTCGGGGCGACGTTCGGCGGCGGGCTCGTCACGACGTGCGGGCTGCTGTCGTTCGGGCCGTCCTCGCGCGATGACGAGGGCGAGCATCCGCAGCACGGGCGGTACACGACGCTCGCCGCGATGGTGACCCGAGCGGAGGTGCAGGTCGACGCCGTCGTCGTGGAGGCGACGATCGTCGAGGCGACCGTGCTCGGCGCGCACCTCGAGCTGCGCCGAAGCATCCGCGTGCCGCGGGGCGAGGCGCGCATCGAACTTCGCGACGAGATCGTCAATCGCGGCGCGCGCGCCGTCGAGCCCATGGTGCTGTACCACGTGAACCTCGGGCGGCCGCTGATCCAGGAGGGGACGCTGCTGCGCTCCCCGGCGGAGCGCGTCGTGCCGCGCGACGCCGACGCCGAGGCCGGCCTGGCGACCTGGGCGCGGTTCCCCGCGCCCGCCGACACGTATCCCGAGCAGGTGTTCGCGCACGAGCTTCCGGTCGGAACCCGGGTGAGTGCCGAGGTGCACGCGCCGTCGGGGCTCGGCATCCGGGTCTCGTTCGACACCGCGGCGCTGCCGGGGTTGTTCCAGTGGCGCGTCGCGCAGCGCGACGGTGTCGTGCTCGGCGTCGAGCCGGCGACGGCGGCGACCATCCTCGGGCGTCAGGATGCGCGTGAGCGTGGGCTGCTGCGCCCGCTGCCGGAGGGGCAGTCGTGGAAGCTGGGGCTGGACATCGGTGTCATGAGTACCGAATTGTGA
- a CDS encoding 1-phosphofructokinase family hexose kinase: MTGIVTLTAAGAIDATYRVTALRRGTFTRAESYTREVSGKGVNVSAALAAGGADTAAVVVLGADDVRFARCGLTAPLLRIVEVPGATRVNTSVIDAEGATTKVNAPTPPLSPEAWEATIETLRAELAARTEPWLVISGSVPELAGTGSLVDLGVVRAVARELGARVAVDTSGAALDALLADPAGIDLLTPNVDELAAAVGRPLATLGDVVMAAREIVARGVVTVLASMGADGLLAVTADRAVFARADAPYVANTAGAGDAALAGFLLGLTRAPAASAAGADPLAVAAASAAEWGAHAVAHASTVVAGPPLGIRALVETEPDLARVLTPEGELSASAGTSTAGATA, encoded by the coding sequence ATGACCGGCATCGTCACGCTCACCGCCGCCGGGGCGATCGACGCCACGTATCGCGTCACCGCCCTACGCCGAGGGACCTTCACCCGCGCCGAGAGCTACACGCGCGAGGTGAGCGGGAAGGGCGTCAACGTCTCGGCCGCCCTCGCCGCCGGGGGAGCCGACACCGCCGCCGTGGTCGTGCTCGGCGCCGACGACGTGCGCTTCGCCCGATGCGGGCTCACGGCTCCTCTGCTGCGGATCGTCGAGGTGCCGGGCGCGACGCGCGTGAACACCTCGGTCATCGATGCCGAGGGGGCCACGACGAAGGTCAATGCCCCCACTCCGCCCCTGTCGCCCGAGGCGTGGGAGGCCACGATCGAGACGCTCCGCGCGGAACTGGCGGCGCGCACCGAGCCGTGGCTCGTGATCTCGGGGAGCGTGCCAGAGCTCGCGGGGACGGGTTCACTCGTCGACCTCGGGGTCGTGCGGGCGGTCGCGCGCGAACTCGGCGCCCGGGTCGCCGTCGACACGAGCGGTGCGGCCCTCGACGCGCTCCTAGCCGACCCGGCCGGCATCGACCTGCTCACGCCGAACGTCGACGAACTCGCCGCGGCGGTGGGGCGTCCGCTCGCGACCCTCGGCGACGTCGTGATGGCGGCGCGAGAGATCGTCGCGCGTGGTGTGGTGACGGTGCTCGCGAGCATGGGCGCCGATGGCCTGCTCGCCGTGACCGCGGACCGCGCGGTGTTCGCGCGCGCCGACGCCCCCTACGTCGCCAACACCGCCGGTGCGGGCGACGCCGCCCTCGCGGGCTTCCTGCTCGGCCTCACGCGTGCACCGGCGGCGTCCGCCGCGGGTGCCGACCCGCTCGCTGTCGCGGCCGCGAGCGCCGCGGAGTGGGGGGCGCACGCGGTCGCGCACGCCTCGACCGTCGTCGCGGGGCCGCCGCTCGGCATCCGGGCCCTCGTCGAGACCGAGCCGGATCTCGCGCGTGTGCTCACTCCGGAGGGGGAACTTTCGGCCTCCGCGGGCACGTCCACCGCCGGAGCGACCGCATGA